NNNNNNNNNNNNNNNNNNNNNNNNNNNNNNNNNNNNNNNNNNNNNNNNNNNNNNNNNNNNNNNNNNNNNNNNNNNNNNNNNNNNNNNNNNNNNNNNNNNNNNNNNNNNNNNNNNNNNNNNNNNNNNNNNNNNNNNNNNNNNNNNNNNNNNNNNNNNNNNNNNNNNNNNNNNNNNNNNNNNNNNNNNNNNNNNNNNNNNNNNNNNNNNNNNNNNNNNNNNNNNNNNNNNNNNNNNNNNNNNNNNNNNNNNNNNNNNNNNNNNNNNNNNNNNNNNNNNNNNNNNNNNNNNNNNNNNNNNNNNNNNNNNNNNNNNNNNNNNNNNNNNNNNNNNNNNNNNNNNNNNNNNNNNNNNNNNNNNNNNNNNNNNNNNNNNNNNNNNNNNNNNNNNNNNNNNNNNNNNNNNNNNNNNNNNNNNNNNNNNNNNNNNNNNNNNNNNNNNNNNNNNNNNNNNNNNNNNNNNNNNNNNNNNNNNNNNNNNNNNNNNNNNNNNNNNNNNNNNNNNNNNNNNNNNNNNNNNNNNNNNNNNNNNNNNNNNNNNNNNNNNNNNNNNNNNNNNNNNNNNNNNNNNNNNNNNNNNNNNNNNNNNNNNNNNNNNNNNNNNNNNNNNNNNNNNNNNNNNNNNNNNNNNNNNNNNNNNNNNNNNNNNNNNNNNNNNNNNNNNNNNNNNNNNNNNNNNNNNNNNNNNNNNNNNNNNNNNNNNNNNNNNNNNNNNNNNNNNNNNNNNNNNNNNNNNNNNNNNNNNNNNNNNNNNNNNNNNNNNNNNNNNNNNNNNNNNNNNNNNNNNNNNNNNNNNNNNNNNNNNNNNNNNNNNNNNNNNNNNNNNNNNNNNNNNNNNNNNNNNNNNNNNNNNNNNNNNNNNNNNNNNNNNNNNNNNNNNNNNNNNNNNNNNNNNNNNNNNNNNNNNNNNNNNNNNNNNNNNNNNNNNNNNNNNNNNNNNNNNNNNNNNNNNNNNNNNNNNNNNNNNNNNNNNNNNNNNNNNNNNNNNNNNNNNNNNNNNNNNNNNNNNNNNNNNNNNNNNNNNNNNNNNNNNNNNNNNNNNNNNNNNNNNNNNNNNNNNNNNNNNNNNNNNNNNNNNNNNNNNNNNNNNNNNNNNNNNNNNNNNNNNNNNNNNNNNNNNNNNNNNNNNNNNNNNNNNNNNNNNNNNNNNNNNNNNNNNNNNNNNNNNNNNNNNNNNNNNNNNNNNNNNNNNNNNNNNNNNNNNNNNNNNNNNNNNNNNNNNNNNNNNNNNNNNNNNNNNNNNNNNNNNNNNNNNNNNNNNNNNNNNNNNNNNNNNNNNNNNNNNNNNNNNNNNNNNNNNNNNNNNNNNNNNNNNNNNNNNNNNNNNNNNNNNNNNNNNNNNNNNNNNNNNNNNNNNNNNNNNNNNNNNNNNNNNNNNNNNNNNNNNNNNNNNNNNNNNNNNNNNNNNNNNNNNNNNNNNNNNNNNNNNNNNNNNNNNNNNNNNNNNNNNNNNNNNNNNNNNNNNNNNNNNNNNNNNNNNNNNNNNNNNNNNNNNNNNNNNNNNNNNNNNNNNNNNNNNNNNNNNNNNNNNNNNNNNNNNNNNNNNNNNNNNNNNNNNNNNNNNNNNNNNNNNNNNNNNNNNNNNNNNNNNNNNNNNNNNNNNNNNNNNNNNNNNNNNNNNNNNNNNNNNNNNNNNNNNNNNNNNNNNNNNNNNNNNNNNNNNNNNNNNNNNNNNNNNNNNNNNNNNNNNNNNNNNNNNNNNNNNNNNNNNNNNNNNNNNNNNNNNNNNNNNNNNNNNNNNNNNNNNNNNNNNNNNNNNNNNNNNNNNNNNNNNNNNNNNNNNNNNNNNNNNNNNNNNNNNNNNNNNNNNNNNNNNNNNNNNNNNNNNNNNNNNNNNNNNNNNNNGATAGTACCGTTTTAGGCCACGATACATCTTAGTCACTCCTGGATGAATGACGAATATGATCGTATGAGCCTTCCTCataatctcctgcctcaactcctcatctttGTTCTCACAGATCCGACCGTGCATAAGAATGATACCATTggcagagacctgatactccgaCGAATCAACATCtctagaggcattcaccagccccacatccttctcctgagccaaccgcagtctactcagaagatctgctctaatTAGCCGCCTcctaagcaaactctaccaagctaaTGTGCTccgcccaatggccaccccaatctaGCAagcacatcctcaacaaatccttcaaattctggatcgtcctctccgactgcCAATCTGTCTGAGGATAGTAAGCTATGATCTCCATATCATActctgccaccagctccatccctTGCCTCTGCCTTAAATTCAGCTTAGACTAAGTGAATATGTACCTCAGGCtattatgatctgtaaacacctgtacctacGCACCATAGAGATAtgacctccaaatcttcataGTGAAAACCACAACATCCATCTcgaagtcatgagtaggatatttgtcctcatgcttctgcaactgccACAAAGCATAGGCAATAACCTTCCCATgatgcatcaacacacacctcAATCCAACTCTGGTTGCTTCTATATACACCATAATAGGTTCAGTCTGCTCTGGCAATGTCAACATCGCTGTCGTAGTcagcatctccttcaggcttgcgaAACCATCCTCACACTCCCGTGGCCAAACAAACGGAACATctttccctgtcaacttagtcatcgggcATACCTTACTCGTGAACCTTGTCACAAACCTCATGTAGTTACCggccaaaccaaaaaaactcatGATCTCTTTGGCATTATGTTTTCTAAGCCAATCCGTAATgtcctgaatcttctctggatccaaaGAGAATCCCTCCGCCGAGACAATGTTACCCAGAAATACCATCTCCTTTTGCCAGAAACTGCATTTTCTCAACTTAGCATACAGCTTCTGCTCTCGCatcttctccagaactgctctcagatgcaatgcatgctcctcaggactcttagagtATACAAGAATATcgtcaatgaaaatgatgacaaacacaTCCATAAACTCATGAAACaggctgttcatcaatctcataaacggtACTGGCACGTTTGTCAAACCGAACGACATCACCACAACCTCATAATGTCTATACCTCATTTTGAAAgtcgtcttcctcacatctgcctcattgatgttcatatattttaccctattttcctttaatatattcacatcttttgcatcttttgctatcttTTTTCACCATATTTGCATAGCTTTTAggactgttcatgcattagagtatagttgcattgcatttgcatattttcttgcataaacaggtgattttggagcctaaggagcatggaagcaatgctgaagaggagtgaagctatcaagagaagaaagcaagggagttagaggtgaagaatcaaggtccggagttccactcgaccgcccactcgaccagacactcgaccgtgtgcggagaaggactcgaccgagtggaaggagcacaagaagagccaactcgaccggtcactcgaccgagcaccaggtcgagttgaccgagccgcctagctattttgtcttttagcatttttagggcttccactactttttctataaaagggCCTTGTACCCTTCAGCCACCAAGAGAGCCACCTtggaaaaaatctaaaaacttaatttttacccttttgggaatttatgctttttgttttttacatttcttagattttgttctacttttaaaggagaaaacaagagatttcttcatacttgtttgttcaataactctcaaagtataaagaattcgagtttgattccttcttcaatattgtaaatctctgctttatctttctaatgatgtaAGTTTCGTTATTTTCTAGGTTTATGaatttgttcatcatgtttagcatttgtgagtagttgcttaggatcttgaggatgggttaggatggattgtggttaaggtttgtttagctaggtcaagcttgattgttatagatctcttctaggctagatgtactctatgctgatcctataactgagagggtaggatttgattttaagcttcttagcatcacatcaatgtctaggttgcaagataaggctagatctagagattatcattaggcatgctaagagattagatgtcttgtttgatttctGACATAAATGATATGTTGCTTAATGCTTGTttgtataagttctttgctttgtgagaacaaatctagaaatatatgagcttgattgtttttgccatgagagtggattaacatgttctaggagatcattgtctagagattagctcaagttgattgaaatttgttgaccaagttagatgagcttaatcattagtccagcccatgaatccgtcctcaagaccttccttgtctattgatttcttagtctaaatcaTGTTTTTtggtcgttgtttgatttacttttgtctttctctgttttgtttgcattgctctgtttctcgcattTGTTTGACTCGACCTTGTACTCGATCGCACACtagatcgagtgcttgctcgagctcatccccagaattcttgtttatgctttgtgtttgtcctgtttcaattcctatttcattttagttgcttttctgttacattcatttagtttcctgttcattacttgccttgcattagtttattacttgcattactatagtttctatttctgtttcattgcattgttGTTTAGATCATCATGTTGTCTTTACTTTTAGCATCtagttttataagcttttacattctgcattttacattcatcattaggttgttagtgacaaacatcatacatatttggcttgacttagacaaatattcataacctgattgcttgcataacactcatttaggattgacatctcttatactacaacagcATAAGGGAAATTAAAACTCCTTGCATTCCACCtattcatcatcacatcatatcatctcattcatcatcaccCACCATAAAATGCCAAGTTTCACTCATCTATCGGATCTGATGGTAACCCGAAGCCAGATTAATGTTGGAGAACTAtttagcacctctcaactgatccaacaactcattgatcctgggaagagggtaatTGTTCTTCAAGGTGACCCGGTTCagaccccgataatcaatgcacaagtGAAAACTTTCGTCCTTCTTCTTACAAACAACAACAGGTTTCTCCACAGTGAGACGCTAGGACGAATGAATCCCTTGGCTAAAAGAACCTCCATCTGTTTCTTCAGCTATGCCATCTCTgatggagccatcctgtaaggcgCCTTGGATAACAGCGTAGTCctcggttccagttcaatcataaagggatcagaccgagatggtggtaattcCTGTAATGACTAGAACACCTCCTCAAACTCTTCAACAACCCGGAAACCACCAACTGTAGATTGCCCCACAAACTCCGCCATCAATATTGTTACCAAATACGCCTCACatcccttctcgatcatcttcccagcctgcatAGCTGAGATCATGAGATTCTTAGAAATTGGTCATACTCCCTTAAAAACCAACTTCCTTCTGGATACAcgaactccactctaccccgatgacaatccagatgtaCCCTGTGTCGATGAAACCAATTCACCCCAAAGATAACATTATACAACTCCACAGGGTTGATAATCAAATATGCTGGTCTTGACTCCCCCACGATCTATATATCAACACCCCTCGCCCGTCCAAGGCTTCCAGAAACTCGTCTCttgcaactctgacaactcccgcTCGCTCTCCCGAATCTCCTTTAATATTGGAACTCTCAGCACACTCCAGGGTGATGAAGAAATGAGGaactccagaatcaaacatgacGTGAGACCTAAAACCGCCCACCAATAAGGTCCCTAAAAAAACGTCATGTGTTAAGAaccctaacactttatcacaaacaattcataaaatctGAAACTACTAAAATGAACAAAGtctgattttcaaaaaattatacttgtgatcgcTCCGATACTGGTTCAACCGGACACCACGATTGAGTACCCGTGACACCTACTCGATCTTTGCTACCTGCTGAACTCCCGACTGAGCTCCATGCACACACGAACCGCTGCCTGAGCTGCCGTCGAAGCATTCCTCtggggacagctagcaaccttgtgatccatgcTACCGCACCCATAGCATCCTGCACCACTcagcctctgcgtagcctcccacttcctatTGGTTCTCTACATAGGCTTACCGCCCTTGCCagaacctccatgatgttgAGCCTTCCTCGGCTAGACAGCTGGACAAACCATCATGGCATGTGctcggatatcctcctcaatctctatTGCGGTCTCAACGAGCTCCGCCCTCGTATCATAACTCGACCCTCTGCAATGGACCCTTAAGTATTCTCGAAGTgccctcatgaacctcctgCTCTAAGCTTCCTCAGACTACATTGCTCGACCTCCATACATCAACAACCGACTGAACTCCACGTCCAGCTCACGTAcagaccgagtcccctgagacaactatAGAAACTGCACCTTCATACGGTCTAGCGCCTCTTggggaaaatacttgcggttgaactcctccacatAATAAACCTAAGTCATCTCGCTCTGCGCCCTCCTGGCAGCCACCGACCTCCCCCACAAGTGAGCATCATCTGGCAGGTGGTCAATCCCTTTTCCACCCAATACTCCTAGGGACATCCGAGAGACTGGAAGTTCCGTTCCAGCCTCGTTCCCAAGAAATGAACCATACCGATCCTACCAATCTCCCTCAGCATGCTGACATACTGAGAATGAGTTCTCGCACCTGCAACCACTGGCTGTTGTGCCTCTGCCGCCACATGCGATACCATTGGAGCCTATGCCATTACAACTCCAGGCAACCGTTCGAACAACGGCGCCAACAAGCCTGCTAGGTTAACATCTCCACCAGGGGCTCCACAA
The Camelina sativa cultivar DH55 chromosome 6, Cs, whole genome shotgun sequence genome window above contains:
- the LOC109133296 gene encoding uncharacterized protein LOC109133296, producing the protein MREQKLYAKLRKCSFWQKEMVFLGNIVSAEGFSLDPEKIQDITDWLRKHNAKEIMSFFGLAGNYMRFVTRFTSKVCPMTKLTGKDVPFVWPRECEDGFASLKEMLTTTAMLTLPEQTEPIMVYIEATRVGLRCVLMHHGKVIAYALWQLQKHEDKYPTHDFEMDVVVFTMKIWRQRQGMELVAEYDMEIIAYYPQTDWQSERTIQNLKDLLRMCLLDWGGHWAEHISLVEFA